One Hordeum vulgare subsp. vulgare chromosome 4H, MorexV3_pseudomolecules_assembly, whole genome shotgun sequence DNA window includes the following coding sequences:
- the LOC123447301 gene encoding oleosin 18 kDa-like: MAERGSYVQVQHGGQYGAGQQQHGHGQMGEQMKGMLQEKAPSASQALTVATLFPLGGLLLVLSGLALAGTVVGLAVATPVFLLFSPVLVPAALTIGMAVTGFLASGALGLGGLSSLTVLANTARQAFQRTPDYVEEARQRMADAAAAAGHKTQQAGHAIQSRAEETRAGHTAGAGAGAGTRASS, translated from the coding sequence ATGGCGGAGCGCGGGAGCTACGTGCAGGTGCAGCACGGCGGGCAGTACGGCGCAGGGCAGCAGCAGCACGGGCACGGGCAGATGGGCGAGCAGATGAAGGGCATGCTGCAGGAGAAGGCCCCGTCGGCGTCGCAGGCGCTGACGGTGGCGACGCTGTTCCCGCTGGGCGGGCTGCTGCTGGTGCTGTCGGGGCTGGCGCTGGCGGGCACCGTGGTGGGGCTGGCCGTGGCCACGCCGGTGTTCCTGCTCTTCAGCCCCGTGCTGGTCCCGGCCGCGCTCACCATCGGCATGGCCGTCACCGGGTTCCTCGCCTCCGGCGCGCTCGGGCTCGGCGGCCTCTCCTCGCTAACCGTCCTCGCCAACACGGCGCGCCAGGCGTTCCAGCGCACGCCGGACTACGTGGAGGAGGCGCGCCAGCGCATGGCCGACGCCGCCGCGGCCGCTGGGCACAAGACGCAGCAGGCCGGCCACGCCATCCAGAGCCGCGCCGAGGAGACGCGCGCCGGCCacaccgccggcgccggcgccggcgccggcaccAGGGCGTCGTCGTAA